CCGCAGCGGAGTTCTATTTCGGCAAATCGGTGCGCGACGTCGATCTCGCCGAGGCGGCCATGCTGGCCGGCCTCTTCAAGGCGCCGGCGAAATATGCGCCGCATGTCAACCTCCCCGCCGCCCGCGCGCGCGCCAATGACGTGCTCGACAATCTCGTCGTCGCCGGCTTCATGACGCAGAGCCAGATCGTCGCCGCGCAGCGCAATCCGGCGACGCCGATCGAGCGCAGCCGCGACCAGAGCCACGATTGGTATCTCGACTTCGCCTTCAAGGAGGCGCAGCGTCTCGCCGAATCCGGCAAGCTCGGCGACAATCGCGTGCTCGTCATCCGCACCGCGCTCGATCCCAATGTGCAGAAGCGCGCCGAGGAGGTGGTGGAGGAGAATTTGCGCGAGAGCGGACGCGCCTATCACGTCAAGCAGAACGCCTCGGCCTTCATGGACATAGACGGCGCCGTCCGCGCCATCATCGGCGGGCGCGATTATGGCGTCAGCCAGTTCAACCGCGCGACCGAGGCGGCGCGCCAGCCGGGCTCCTCCTTCAAGCCCTATGTCTATCTCACTGCGCTGATGAGCGGCAAATTCAAGCCGACCACCATCGTCACCGATCGGCCGACCTGCATCGGCAATTATTGCGTGCACAATTACAACGGCGGCTACGCCGGCTCGCTGCCGCTCTCGCTGGCGCTCGCCAAATCGCTCAACACCATCGCCATTCAATTGTCGATCGCGATCGGCAATGGCGATTCGCATGCGGGTCGCGCCAAGATCATCGACACCTGCCGCAAGCTCGGCATCACCACGCCGCTCGAGGACACGCCCTCGCTGCCGGTCGGGCAGAGCGACGTGATCCTGCTCGAGCATGCGGCCGGCTACGCCGCCTTCGCCAATGGCGGCAAGCGGACCATCCCCTACGCCGCGACCGAGATTCGCAACAGCCGCGGCGAATTGCTCTATGAGCATGATCGCGATGCGCCGCCGCAGGAGCAGGTCGTTCCATTCGAGAAGATCGCCGATCTCGACACGATGATGAAGCGCGTCGTCGAGGAAGGCACGGGCGGTCGAGCGCAGCTCGGCCCGGGCGTCGACGTGATCGGCAAGACCGGCACCACAAACGGCTATAAGGATGCGTGGTTCTGCGGATTCACCGGCAATATGGGCGGCTGCGTCTGGTATGGCAACGACGACAACGAGACCATGAACAACATGACCGGCGGCACGCTGCCGGCCAAGACCTGGCACGACATCATGGCCTATGCGCATCAGGGCATAGCGATCAAGCCCATCCGCGGACTGGCGAGCCCGGCGACGCTCGCCGCGCTCGACTCGGCGCCGGCCAAGACGGTGGAGCTCGGCGCGCCAGCGCGTCCGGCGGCGCTGTCGCGCGGCGCGCTCGACGCGCTCAGCGATATCGAGTCGAAGATCAAAGGCGTCGATGTGAAGCGCGCCGCCGCGCCGACCGCCGCCAATGTCGAGCCGCCGCCGGCGCCGAGCCGCGGCCGCCGGCGATGAGCGAGACGCCGCGCGCATGACCAATTACCTCAAAGCCTTCGCCGTGATGATCGCCGGCCTTCTGATCGGCTTCGCGCTCACCGCCGTCTCGCTCGGCCTCGGCCGCGGCTTCGGCCAGATCGTCGCCGGCCCCTGGATCGCCTGGCCGCGCCACGGCGGCGCCGATATCGATCCTTATGCGCGCGCCATGCTCGCGCGCACCGGCGAGGCGCCGCTCGGCCGCGAGCAGGGCCTCGCCTTCATCGCCCACGCCGATTCGAGCGGCGCGGCGCTCGACGGTCGCTGCGTCTATTCGATCACCGATCCGACGCCCGCGGCGCGCTATTGGACGCTCGGCGCCGCATCGACCAATGGCGCGCTGATCGACAATCCGGCGCAACGCTATGTCTTCACCTCCGCCGAGCTTCTTCGCCATGAGGGCGGCGGCTTCGCGATCGAGACCGCCGAGGAGGCGCGGCCGGGCAATTGGCTGCCGACGCGCCGCGGCCCCTTCATCTTGATCCTGCGTCTCTACGACACCACGCTCGACACGGAAGTCGCGCCCGACCCCGCGACCTTTCCGCAAATCACAAAGCTCGGCTGCGCATGAAACTCCTCGATCGATTGCTCGATTGGCTGCCCTGGACGCTGGCGACGATCTGCGTCGCCGGCTCGGTTCATATCATTTCTATTCTGCTGATGCCGGAAGTCGCGCCGCGCAACGCCTTCGCGCGTCTCGCGGCGGCGGCGCGCGCCGCGCCGACGACGGAGGCCGGCGTCGCGCTGCTGCCGCGCGAGACGCCGGGCGCCGAGGTCATGCCCTTCGAGGACCCGGCCTTCGCCGAGGGCGTCTGCCTGTTCGATCTCTCGAAAGGCCTCATGCGCGTCGTCGCCGACGCCGACCCGGAAGATTATCTGGCGCTGTCCTTCTACGCGCGCACGGGACGCGTGTTTCACGCCGCGACCGACCGTTCGGCGATCAAGGGAAAGATCGAGGTGATGATCGGCGACGCCGCGCAGATCGAGAACCTCGAGAGCCAGGACGAAGAGGCGCCGCCCTCCCAGGTGCGCGTGACCTCGCCGACCAAGCGCGGCTTCGTGCTGATCCGCTCGCTGGCGAAGCGCATGAGCGACCGCGACCGCGCCGAGCAACGCCTGCGCATGGTGAAATGCGAGACGGTGGCGGAGCCGGAGAGCTGACGCGCACGACATGGAGCGCAACCTACCCCTCTCCCCGCTCGCGGGGAGAGGCTGGGTGAGAGGCTCGGGAGATTACGCGCTGTCTTCCCTCAACGCGCAGAGCACGGCCTCGGCGACCGCCTCGGCATTCTTGTAAACATATTGGTTGGTGAAACGGATGACGCGATAGCCCTCGGCGTTCAAAAACGCCGTCCGGCGCGCATCAGCGGCGATTTCCTCCGCGCTCGAATGTGTCTCCCCATCGATCACGACAATCAGCTTTGCGTCTCTGCAAACGAAATCCGCAATGAAAGGACCGATGGGCTCTTGCCGGACGAATTTGAAACCGCCGAGGCTTCTATTCCGCAGGCGCCCCCAGATGGTTTTTTCAGCCGAGGTCGCCTCGCGCCGCAGCTCGCGAGCGCGACGCGTTTCGATCAACCGCAGCCCGCGCATGAAAGGTCTCCGCTAATCTCCCCAGCCCCTCACCCGGCCTCTCCCCGCAAGCGGGGAGAGGAGAAGGCCAGCGCCCGCTGATTCATTCCTCGATCAATATCGCCCGCGTCAGGCCGCGCAGCGAATTGCCCATCAAAAACTCCTCCTGGGCGAAATCCTCGAGGCGCAGCAGGCTTTCGTTCACGGCGCCCATTGTGAGGAGATAAGCGCGCAAGGTTCCCGGCAGCAGGCCGCAGGCGAGCGGCGGCGTCAGCAGCCCGCCGTCGCGCACGAGAAACACATTGGTGCGCGCGCCTTCGCACACTTCGTCGCGCTCGTTGAGAAAGAGCACCTCGTCGGCGCCGCAGCGCAGCTTCGCCTCGGCGAGCTCGCGCTCGTAGATTTCGCGAAGCGTGGTCTTGTGCTGCAGCATCGGATCGTCGGAGGCGAAGCGCGCCTCGGCGACGGCGACGCGCCAGACCGTGTCCGACGACGTCTCCTCGAAGGGCAGAGCGCTCGTCTCATAACGGCCGTCGCGCGCCAGCACGAAGCGCACGCGCAGCCGATCGTCCATCGGGTCGTCGACCGCTTCCTTCAGAGCGGAGAGAAACATCTCGTCCGAATGCTGAAAGCCG
The sequence above is a segment of the Methylosinus trichosporium OB3b genome. Coding sequences within it:
- a CDS encoding DUF1254 domain-containing protein is translated as MKLLDRLLDWLPWTLATICVAGSVHIISILLMPEVAPRNAFARLAAAARAAPTTEAGVALLPRETPGAEVMPFEDPAFAEGVCLFDLSKGLMRVVADADPEDYLALSFYARTGRVFHAATDRSAIKGKIEVMIGDAAQIENLESQDEEAPPSQVRVTSPTKRGFVLIRSLAKRMSDRDRAEQRLRMVKCETVAEPES
- a CDS encoding DUF1214 domain-containing protein, with the protein product MTNYLKAFAVMIAGLLIGFALTAVSLGLGRGFGQIVAGPWIAWPRHGGADIDPYARAMLARTGEAPLGREQGLAFIAHADSSGAALDGRCVYSITDPTPAARYWTLGAASTNGALIDNPAQRYVFTSAELLRHEGGGFAIETAEEARPGNWLPTRRGPFILILRLYDTTLDTEVAPDPATFPQITKLGCA
- a CDS encoding aminotransferase class IV; the encoded protein is MSDQGEISDRSADEFGLIETLLWTAGGGFYCLEQHVARLRASARALGFQHSDEMFLSALKEAVDDPMDDRLRVRFVLARDGRYETSALPFEETSSDTVWRVAVAEARFASDDPMLQHKTTLREIYERELAEAKLRCGADEVLFLNERDEVCEGARTNVFLVRDGGLLTPPLACGLLPGTLRAYLLTMGAVNESLLRLEDFAQEEFLMGNSLRGLTRAILIEE
- a CDS encoding endonuclease domain-containing protein, whose translation is MRGLRLIETRRARELRREATSAEKTIWGRLRNRSLGGFKFVRQEPIGPFIADFVCRDAKLIVVIDGETHSSAEEIAADARRTAFLNAEGYRVIRFTNQYVYKNAEAVAEAVLCALREDSA
- a CDS encoding transglycosylase domain-containing protein, translating into MLERIRSSRLYKRIARLLLALDAYIDSSLFDSSRGARETYENFSAFMHRFQVRGLRRIGVELGCEALTLSLGGAVVAAALAVSAMRMTSDDWLKKQDLSITVLDRYGAVVGQRGIKHDDAVPLDQYPDYVIKAVLATEDRRFYEHFGIDVIGTLRAVTVNARSAGVVQGGSSITQQLAKNVFLSNERTITRKINEAFLALWLEQRLAKQEILKLYLDRVYMGGGTFGIQAAAEFYFGKSVRDVDLAEAAMLAGLFKAPAKYAPHVNLPAARARANDVLDNLVVAGFMTQSQIVAAQRNPATPIERSRDQSHDWYLDFAFKEAQRLAESGKLGDNRVLVIRTALDPNVQKRAEEVVEENLRESGRAYHVKQNASAFMDIDGAVRAIIGGRDYGVSQFNRATEAARQPGSSFKPYVYLTALMSGKFKPTTIVTDRPTCIGNYCVHNYNGGYAGSLPLSLALAKSLNTIAIQLSIAIGNGDSHAGRAKIIDTCRKLGITTPLEDTPSLPVGQSDVILLEHAAGYAAFANGGKRTIPYAATEIRNSRGELLYEHDRDAPPQEQVVPFEKIADLDTMMKRVVEEGTGGRAQLGPGVDVIGKTGTTNGYKDAWFCGFTGNMGGCVWYGNDDNETMNNMTGGTLPAKTWHDIMAYAHQGIAIKPIRGLASPATLAALDSAPAKTVELGAPARPAALSRGALDALSDIESKIKGVDVKRAAAPTAANVEPPPAPSRGRRR